The DNA window TCCGAAGTACCGCACGCCGTACGTCATCACGATCATCGTCGGCATCGGCGCGGCGATCTTGGCGACGTTCACCTCGATCGGCGTGCTCGCCGAGTTGGTGAACGTGGGCACGCTCGCGGCGTTCATCCTCGTGAGCATCGGCGTGATCGTGCTGCGGCGTACGCGGCCCGATCTGCCGCGGTCGTTCCGCACGCCGTGGGTCCCGGTGCTGCCGATCGTCTCGGCGCTGGCGTGCTTCTACCTGATGCTGAATCTCGCGATCGAGACCTGGATCCGCTTCCTGGTATGGATGGCCGTCGGCTTCGTCATCTACTTCCTCTACGGCCGCCGGCACTCCCGCCTCGGCCAGGGCCAGGCGCCTGTCTCCACACCGCCTGCCAAATAACGAGAAACGGCCCCGGACGATACCGTCTGGGGCCGTTCTCACAGGTCGACTATGCGGGCAGACTCGCCATACCCACGGGCAGGAACCTCTTGCCGGTCACCTTCTCGGAGATGCCGCTGCGGTCCAGGTACGGCGTGACGCCGCCGAGGTGGAAGGGCCAGCCGGCACCCAGGATCAGGGCGGTGTCGACGTCCTGGGCCTCCGCCACGACGCCGTCGTCGAGGATGCGGCGGACCTCGTCGGCGATGGCGGCCAACGCCCGCTCGCGTACCTCCTCGGCCGTCGACGCCTTGTCGCCCTGCACCAGCAGCGCGCGGGTCTCGTCATCGAGGTACGGCTCGCCCTTCTCGTTCCACGACCACACGCCGGGCTTCTTCGCGTCGACCAACCGCTGCAGGTTCTCCGACACGTAGTAGCGCTCCGGGAACGCCGCATGCAGCGTCTCCGCCACGTGCTGCGCCACCGCGGGACCCACCAGCTGCAGCAGGACGAACGGCGACATCGGCAGCCCCAACGGGAGCAGCGCCTGGTCCGCGACCTCCGGGGGAGTGCCCTCGTCCATGCACTGGGTCACCTCGCCCATGAACCGCGTCAACACCCGGTTGACGATGAACGCGGGCGCGTCCTCCACCAGGACCGCGGACTTCTTCAGCTCCCGCGCCACCGCGAACGCCGTTGCCAGCGTCTCGTCCGACGTCGACGGCCCGCGCACGATCTCCAACAGGGGCAGGATCGCCACGGGGTTGAAGAAGTGGAAGCCGACGACCCGTTCCGGGTGTTCCAGCACCGACGCCATCTCGGCCACCGACAGCGAGGAGGTGTTGGTCGCGAGGATGCACTCCGGCGAGATGATCTTCTCCAGCTCGCCGAACACCTGCTGCTTGACCGACATCTCCTCGAACACGGCCTCGATCACGAAGTCGCAGTCCGCGTAGACGTTCTTGTCCGTCGACCCGGTCACCAGCGCCTTCAGTCGGTTCGCCAAGTCCGGGTTGACACGGCCCTTCGCGAGCAGCTTGTCGACCTCGGCGTGCACGTACCCCACGCCCTTGGCGACACGTTCGTCGTCCAGGTCGGTGAGGACGACCGGAACGAGCAGCCGCCGCGCGAACAGCAACGCGAGCTGGCTGGCCATCAGCCCGGCGCCGACGACGCCGACCTTCGTCACCTTGCGGGCGAGCGACCGGTCGGGCGCGCCGACCGGCTTCTTCGCCCGCCGCTGCACCAGGTCGAACGCGTACAGGCCCGAACGGAACTCCTCGGTCATCACCAGGTCGGCGAGCGCGTTGTCCTCGGCCGCGAAGCCCTCCTCACGGGTGGACGTCTTGGCCGCCGCGATGACGTCGAGCGCCCGGTACGCCGCCGGAGCGGCGCCCCGTACCTTGTTGTCCGCGAAGAACTTGCCGCGCGCGACCGCCGCATCCCAGGCGTCGCCGCGGTCGATCTCGGGACGCTTGACCTCGATCTTGCCGGTCAGCACCTGAGCGGCCCAGCTCAGCGACTGCTCGAGGTAGTCGGCGCCGTCGAACATCGCGTCCGCGATGCCCAGCGCGAAGACCTCGGGCCCGCGCAGCATCCGGTTGGTGTTCAGCGCGTTCTCGACGATGACCTTCACGGCCTTGTCGGCGCCGATCAGGTTGGGCAGCAGCCACGATCCGCCCCAGCCGGGGAGGATGCCGAGGAAGCACTCGCTGAACGCGACGGCCGGCGCCGTGGTGATGACCGTGCGGTACGTGCAGTTGAGCACGATCTCGAGGCCGCCGCCGATGGCGAGCCCGTTGATGAAGCCGAACGTCGGCTTCGTACCGTCGCCGAGCTTGCCGAACACCTCGTGTCCGTACCGCGCGATCTCGAACGCCTGCTCGCGGCGGGTGACCCGCGGCATACCGGTGATGTCGGCACCGGCGGCGAGGATGAACGGCTTGCCGGTGATCCCGATCGCCTTGACCTCGTCGCGCGCGAGCGCGGTGTCGATCGCCTGCTCGAGCTCGGCCAGCCCCCGTGGGCCGAACGAGTTCGGCCGCGTGTGGTCGAGCCCGTTGTCCAACGTGATCAGCGCCATCCTGCCGGCGCCGTACGGCAACGCGACGTCGCGTGAGTGCGCGTGGGTGACGACCTCGTCGGGGAAGACCTGGTCCGGATCCAGTGTGGCGGTCACTTCGTGCCCTCCCATGCGGGGTTCTCCCAGATGACCGTTCCGCCCATGCCGATGCCGATGCACATCGTGGTGATGCCGTACCGGACGTCGGGGCGGTCCTCGAACTGCCTTGCCAGCTGGAGCATCAGCCGGACGCCGCTCGACGCGAGCGGGTGCCCGACGGCGATCGCGCCGCCGTACGCGTTGATCCGCGGGTCGTCGTCGGCGAGGCCGAAGTGCTCGCAGAACGCCAACACCTGAACGGCGAACGCCTCGTTGATCTCGAATAGACCGATGTCGTCGATCGTCAACCCGGCCTTGCTCAGTGCCTTCTCGGTGGCCGGAACGGGTCCGACACCCATCACCTCGGGCTCGACGCCGACGAACGCGTACGACACCAGCCGCATCTTCGGCGTCAGCCCGAGCTCCAGGGCGACGTCTTCCGCGGCGAGCAGGCAGGCGGTCGCGCCGTCGTTCAGGCCAGCGGAGTTGCCCGCCGTCACGCGGCCGTGCGGGCGGAACGGGGTCTTGAGGCCGGCGAGCGCCTCCTTCGTCGTGCCGGGCCGCGGCGGCTCGTCGGCGGTGGCGAGGCCCCAGCCCTGCTCGACCGAACGGGTGGCGACATTGACCAGGTCGGGCTGGATCTTGCCGTTCGCGTACGCCTTGGCAAGCTTGTCCTGGCTGCCGACCGCGTACGTGTCGGCACGGTCCTTGGTCAGCTCGGGGTAGCGGTCGTGGATGTTCTCCGCGGTGGAGCCCATTACGAGTGCCGACGGGTCGACGAGCTTCTCGGCGATGATGCGCGGGTTGGGGTCGACGCCCTCGCCCATCGGGTGGTGGCCCATATGCTCGACCCCGCCGGCGATCGCGACGTCGTACGCCCCGAACGCGATGCCGGAGGAGATCGTGGTGACCGCGGTCATCGCGCCGGCGCACATCCGGTCGATGGCGAACCCGGGCACGGACTTCGGCAGCCCCGCGAGCAGCGCGGCGGTCCGGCCGATCGTGAGACCCTGGTCGCCAGTCTGCGTCGTCGCCGCGATGGCAACGTCGTCGACGCGCTCCGGTGGAAGCCCCGGATTGCGGCGCAGCAGCTCCCGGATGCACTTGATGACAAGATCGTCGGCGCGGGTCTCGGCATACATGCCGCCCGCCTTGCCGAACGGGGTGCGAACGCCGTCGACGAAGACGACGTCGCGAAGCTCACGGGGCATAGGTGGAGCCCTCCTCACGCAGGGTACGGCGCGTTGCTACAGCCGATGCTACCCGCCGGTAACAATCCTCCGCCACCGACCCACCCTGCCCGGCCGGGGGTTTCGAATGAGGGCGTCCCTGTAGCGATCTATTCGATAGAGGGCGTCCCTCATTCCAAACGTGGCGGTCGGGGGTAGTGCCCAGGCCACGTTTCGGGTCTGCTCCGGCGTCCGATCCGCTGCTGCGGGATGTGGTTGCTGACCCTGCAGGTCGCCTCGTCGGGCCACTAGCGTGTCAGATCCTTGACGAGCCGAACGAGTTCCGCATGTTGAGCTGAGCCTCCTGGATCGGCAGGGACATATCCAAGTCGGGAGTAGAAGTCGCTCACGCTGTGCTCGCCGTAGTTACGTACGAACAGACTCGCTCGCTTCGCCGTAGCCTCTCGCTCGGCAGCGCCCATCAGCGCTGTGCCGACCCCGCGTCCCTGCCAGTCCGGCGCGACAGTCAAGCGGTTGATGTAGAGCGTGTCCTCGACTTGCCTGGTGCGGACTGCGCCAACGATCCGCGCACCAAGGATCGCGACATGAGCCGTACTTGACTGGAGCTCCTGCTCGAGGTCTCGCAGGGTTTGCGTGAGAGCGGGCAGATGGAAATCGTTGTCACGCCGGGCCTCATCGACGAAGGCCGCCCGTTGCAGAGTCAGAATCTCTCCGGCATCAGACTGGACCGCGGATCGCAACTGGATGTGACCTAGCCCAACCACATACCGCAGCCTAGGACCTCCGACGGCCCCTTCATCGAACCTGTGCTCTGGCCGATGTTCTTGCCGCAGCCAGTTAATCCCGGATGGGTCGTCCTGCATCGTGACTTTACCCACCAAGGAGGCGTTCACCACCCCTCCGAGCGCCCTCGGGACGCCCCCTTCATGGGCAAAGATGGGCGCCGGCTACCCGGTTCATGGCACGTGAGAACCGGGCTGGCCGATAGAGGTCGTCCCTCATTCCAAACGTGGCTGGTGGCGGGGGCTGTTTGGGTCGGGGGCACCCTGGTCCGAACCTATGGGACTAGGGCGCCCCTCACCCAACCCTCGGCCACCCGTCCATGATCATGAACGTGATCATGAAGGCAACCCGTCGTATACGACCAGTTCGGCTTCATGATCACGTACATGATCACGGGCATCGGGGCAGCTGTCGGATGGCGGGGCGGCGACGGGACGACCCGGCTTCATCGACACCACGAGAAGCCAGGGGCCAACAAGCGACCGCAACACGGCAGCAAACCCCAGCAAGAAGGAACCTGGCCCGGGCACCCGTTCCCGGGGGAGGGGGCGGCGCGTTAAGAACAGGTGGCCGGGCCGGGGCGAGTCAAGGGTCGAAGATCGCGAAGCGACGTCGTTCGCCGTCCGCGAAGCGCCCTCGAACGGCGCCCTTGACGCGCCCCGGACCGGCCACCAAAATCGACCGCCGCAACAGCCCACGGACAGCACCAACCCCGAGGATGCCTCATCTCGACACCGCGCCCAGAGAGCTCGACAATCCAGGGAGCTTCGCCAAGAGGTCGAGCCAGCCGGCACTCGGAGACGGGACTGCGCAGGTCGAATGGCCGGGGGTGGCGGGGCCGAGTGGCTGAGGTGGCGGGATCGACCGGCCGGGGGCGGCGGGGCCGACCGACCGGTGCGGCGGGGCCGACCGGCCGAGGTGGGCTGATCGAGTGGCTGTGTGGCAGGGCCGGCCGGCCGGCGCGGCGGGGCGGGGCGGTGATGGCGGGCCTCACTCCCAGACCTTGAATGAAGGGCACCTTCATTCAATAGGTTCGAATGAAGGTGCCCTTCATTCAAAACCGTGGCGGCTGGCCGGGGCGAGGGACCGGTATAGTTATACCGGTGATCGAACTGAAGACGCCGGCTGAGATCGGGCGGATGCACGTCACCGGGCAGTTTGTCGGCCAGATCTTGGCCGAGCTCAGGGGGCTCGCCGGCGTGGGCGTGGACCTGATGGACCTCGAGCACCACGTCCGGCGCCGGATCGAGGAGCGTGGGGCGGTCTCGTGCTACTGGGACTACGCGCCCTCATTCGGCAAGGGCCCGTTCCGCAACGTCATCTGCCTCTCGGTGAACGACGCCGTCCTGCACGGCCTGCCGCACAGGTACAAGCTCCGTGACGGCGACGTGCTCAGCATGGATCTGGCCGTGAGCATCGACGGCTGGGTCGCCGACTCCGCGGTCACCACGATCGTCGGCACCCCGGCAGACGAGGACCGACGCCTGGTCACGGCGAGCGAGGAAGCCCTCGAGGCAGCCATCCAGCAAGCACAACCCGGCAACAGGCTCGGCGACATCTCGGCCTCCATCGCCAAGGTTGCCGACGGGTACGGCTACCCGGTCAACACCGAGTTCGGCGGCCACGGGCTCGGGCGCACCATGCACGAGGACCCGCACGTCTCCAATCGTGGCCGCCCTGGCCGCGGCCTGGTCCTCAAGCCTGGCCTGACGATCGCGCTCGAGCCGTGGTTCGCCCGCACCACCGACAAGATCGTGTACGACCAGGACGGCTGGACGATCCGTTCGGCCGACGGTTCGAGGACGACGCACTCCGAGCACACGGTCGCGATCACCGAGAACGGACCGCTCGTCCTCACCCGCGTCCTCTAACTGCCAGAGGCCTTGACGGCCCACCAACAGCGCTCCTACCGTCTGCGGAAACGCTTACGCGCGTAAACGCTTACGCAACGGAGAAGCATGGTCACCGTTCACGACGTCGCCAGGCACGCCGGTGTCTCGATCGCGACCGTCTCGCGCGCCCTGAACGACCGGGAGCGCATCTCCTCAGCGACCCGTGACCGCGTCCTCGAGATCGCCAGAAGCCTCGGGTACCAGCCGAACGACCTCGCCCGCAGTCTCGCCGGGATGGCGACGCAGACCATCGCGCTCCTCCTCCCCGACATCACCAACCCGTTCTTCCCCGAGCTCGTCAAAGGCGTCCAAACAATCGCGGACGAACGAGGACACCTCCTGCTCCTCTGCCACAACGCCGACGACGGGGCGAAGGCGCGGGCCGACATCGCCATGCTCCGCCGCAAGAAGGTCGACGGCATCCTGCTCGTCGCCGGGACGCTCAAGGGCCGCGGCATCGCGGGCGCCACCAGCGACCTCCCGACCGTCGTGCTCGACCGGCGCGTGCCCGGCCTGCGGTCCGACGTGGTCACTGTCGACCATCGTGCCGGCGCGCGCAAGGCGGTCGAGCACCTGCTGGAGCTCGGACATCGAAGGATCGCCCACATCACCGGCCCGCCCGGCATCAGCAGCAGCAAGGAACGCCAAGCGGGCTGGGAGGAAGCTCTCCGAGCGACAGGCATCGAGCCCGACAAGGAGCTGGTCGTCCAGGGCGACTTCCTCGAGGACGGCGGCTACGCCGGCGGACGTGCACTGATCCAGCGCAAGGTCGACTTCACCGCCGCGTTCGCCGCGAACGACATGAGCGCGATCGGTCTGCTCAAGGCCCTCACCGAGGAGGGAAGACAGGTGCCGAACGACGTCAGCGTCGTCGGCTTCGACGGCATTCACCTCGCCGCGTACACCGCGCCCGCGCTGACCACGGTCGCGCAGCCCATCTTCGACCTCGGCAGACGAGCCGCCGAGCTCCTGCTCGACCGCCTCGCGGCAGCCGAACCCGACAAGGAACCTCACACCGTCGTCCTCGAGACCAAGCTGGTCGTCCGGGGCAGCACCAGCCAGAGGAGATGACCCATGCACGGCCGCGCCCGTACGTTGCTTGCGATCCTCGTCTCGGCACTACTCATGACCTCGCTCGTCACCGCCGACTCGTGGGCCGAAGAGCCCACAGCGAAGGGAGTCACCGAGCCCGTGCTCACCGGAACAGCCCGCGCCTCCTCCTCGGCCGACGCCGCCCACGGTCCCGCGGCGGCGATCGACGGCAGCCTCGCCACCTCCTGGCGGGCCGCCCGCAAGAACGACCAGTGGCTGGTGCTCGACCTCGGCCGACCGCACGTCCTCAGCGGCCTCCGGCAGACGTTCGAGAAGCACGACACCTGGAGCTTCAAGGTCTCCGGGTCGCTGGACCGCACGACCTGGGCGACGCTCGCCGACTGGTCGTACGGCATCGCCGGCAAGACGTTCGCCACCAGCGTCTCCGGCGCGTTCCGGTACGTCCGGCTGGACGTCCAAGGCGCGGCCCGCGGATCGATGCCGTCGAGCACGGAGTTCCTCGTCGAGGGATCGGCCACCGAGGTCGAGATCACCAACCCCGGCACGCCGGTGGAGACGAGCAGCGCGGGTGGCGGGTACGCGGGCAGGTTCGCGGTCGACCGGGACACCTCGTCGTTCTGGGGCGCCGGCGCCGGCTCGCTCCCGCAGTGGCTCACCGTCGACCTCGGCAAGGCCCGGACGCTGTCGTCGGTCGAGCAGAACTTCAAGGACTACGGCACCTGGAAGTACACGATCGCCGGGTCGAACGACAACAAGGCGTTCACCACCATCGTCGACCACGAGACCACCCCGATCCGCGGCCAGTCGATCCGCGACCAGGTGCAGGGCACGTATCGCTATGTACGCCTGACGATCCTGAGCACCGAGCACGGCTACTGGGCGGGCAGCACCGGGTTCAAGGTGTTCGCGCCGCTGAAGAACGAGCTGCAGAAGGTCGTCAAACGCGACCTCGCGGAAGGGACGACGGCGACGTCCTCCTCGCTGAGCGTGGGCTTCGAGCCCTGGAACGCGGTCGACTCGCAGCCGTCGACGGCCTGGATCGCCGCCGACAACTCGACCCCGCAGTGGCTGCAGGTCGACCTTGGCAACCTCAGCACGGTCACCGGCATCGAGCAGACTTTCCTCAACCAGGACACGTGGTTCTTCAGCATCGACGGCTCGGCGGACGGGCGTACGTGGAAGCGCCTGCTCGACGAGCGCGACGGAGCGACCGGTCGCACGTTCACAGCGAACGTCAAGGGCAGCTACCGCTACGTCCGGATGATCGTGCCGAAGCGTTCCGCCAACGGGCGCTGGGCGAACAGCCAGCAGCTACGCATCCTCGGCAACGGCTCGCCCGAACGCAACCGGCGCTGGGTCGAGCGCTCGCGGCCGTTCCAGCGGTTCTACGCCAAGCACTACGTCAACAAGTTCAAGGACATCACCGCCGACCTCGACGACCTGCGCGACCAGGGGTACGGCGGCATCGAGATCGCCGCACCGTACAAGGGACCACGTACGCCGTGGGCGGGTCTCGGCGCCACGGACAACTACGCGGTCGACCCGTCGCTCGGCACGATGGCCGACTTCGTGCGGATGGTCGACCGGGCGCACGAGCTCGGCATGAAGGTCGTGATGTTCGGCAACCCCGGGTACGCGAGCCCGGAGGCGCCGTTCTGGATCAAGGCGCAGAAGGAACCGAACAGCGTCGAGCGCAAGTGGTTCGATATCCAGCCGGCGTACGGGCCCGAGGCCTGCAAGGCGGAGGATCGCAGGTACTGGAGCGAGCTCGCGAAGGGCTGCTACTTCTCCTTCTGGACCGACCCGTTCAATCCCGAGAACCACATGCCGGCTTACAACTTCGGCAACCAGGAGTGGCGCGACGAGACCGCGAAGATCCTCAGGTTCTGGATGGACAAGGGGATCGACGGGTTCGGCGCGGACGCGCCGCGCGCATACCTCAACATCAGCACCGAGATCAGCAAGAAGTACCTCACCGGCGTGCTCGACAACTACGACTCGTGGACGTTCCCCGAGGGCCTGCAGCCGGACTGGGGCGGTGGGCGACCGGGCGACCTGCTGAACGGCGTACCCGAGCTGCGCTACAACACGATCCACGACCTGTTCGTGTCCTGGTGGGCCTGCACGACGCAGTGCAGCCGGATCATCCCGGCGATCGAGTCCGGCAACCCGTCGGCGTTGGAGAACACTTTCAAGGAGTCCCGCGACACGATCAACCAGCAGGGCGGGATCACGATGGCGATGCCGAGCTGGGACTCCGATGTCAACGGAGACGGGACGATCGTGCCGGAACGGCTCAAGCCCGCGACCGTGCGGCTGCTGGAGATGGCGACGATCCTCTCGGCCGGCAACCAGTTCTACATGAACAACGGCAACCACCTGTACCTCGCCGACGAGCGGACGATCCCGACGTGGACCGAGGACCAGCAGGCGATGGTCTACAAGCTGCTGCGCGCGCAGGGCGCGACGTCGGCGTTCCAGCCGCGAGGACTGCGGTATCGCGTGCAGACGAACGACGACAACAAGTACTACGCGTTCGTCCGCACCGACAAGGCCGGCGGCGCCAAGGCGCTGGTGGTCCTCAACTTCCAGAACACCGAGCAGACAGTGGACGTCGACGTCGTCAACACCGGCATCGACGCCGACCAGACCCCGCTCGACCTGCTCGCCGGTCAGCCCAGCAACGCGAAGATCGTGAACGGCAAGACACGGATCACCTTGCCAGCTAGGGGATTTGCTCTGCTTTCTGTGCAGTGACCTGAGAGGAGCGACGATGCGCACGTTCCGCGTTCTCGGTTTCACCCTCCCGATCGCCTTGATCGCCACCGTGCTCGTCGCGATGGTCACCGCGGGCCCTGCCGATGCGGTAGGTGTGGCGAACGTGGGGCTGCCTGGAACGCCGCGCGCGTCCTCCTCAGCCGCCGGCGCCGGCCCGGAGCGGGCGTTCGACGGCGACCGCTCGACGGTGTGGACCGCTGGCGGGGCAGGGGAGTCCTGGCTCGAGCTCGACCTGGGCAGCGACCACGCCGTGACGGGCGTGCGGGCGACGTTAGCCAGTCACCGCAAGTGGTCGTTCGTGGCCGAGGGATCGGCCGACCGCTCGACCTGGCTGTCGCTCGCGGACCGTCGCTACGGCCTGTACGGCAGCCAGTTCAGCCTCGACACGACCGGCCGGTATCGCTATGTCCGGTTGAGGATCACGGCGACGGAGGGCAACGTCCCCGCCAGCGTGCGCGAGCTGATGGTCCAGGGGATGCCCGAGGCCAACCTGGCGATCGGGCGTACGGCGACGGCCGACTGCTCGGTGAGCGGCTTCGGTCCGGAGAAGGCGATCGACGGCGACTCCTCGACGCACTGGGTGGCGTGCAACAACGCCCCGCCGCACGAGCTGACCGTCGATCTCGGCGCGGCCCGGCCGTTCACCGCGGTGGAGTACCACGCCAAGGACCAGGCCTGGCTGCAGTTCGCCGTGCTCGGCTCGAACGATCTGAGCGCGTGGACCGAGCTCGGCCGGCACACGCCGCAGGCGCGCACGCCGTTGCAACGCGGTCAGGTGTTCCGCTTCGGCGCGACCTCAACGTTCCGGTACGTCCGGCTGCGGCTGACCGCCTCCGAGTTCGACAACTGGGTCGGTGCCGTCGAGCTCCAGGTGCTCGGCTCGGCCAACCAAGCGGCCGAGCGCGACCTCTCTCTCGGAACGTCGACGAAGGCGTCGTCCGGCTACCAGAACCAGCCGCCGGCCAAGGCCGTCGACGGCAGCTCCGCGACGGCCTGGGTCGCCGACCAGACCCCGCACTGGCAGGCGGAGCATCCCGGCGAACCCCAATGGCTGCAGGTCGACCTGGGCAACGCCGCGAGCGTGACGCGGATCGAGCACAGCTTCGTGAACAGCTCGGGATGGACGTTCACGTTGCAGGCTTCGGCGGACGGCTCATCGTGGACGACGATCGCGTCGGGACCGCGTACGGGCCAGACCTTTAACCATCCGGCCGTTGGCGTCTATCGCTTTGTACGGTTGACGATTCCCGGTTCGTCGACCGGTGGGCACTGGCCGAACGCCCAGTCGCTGAAGGTCTTCGGCAACGGATCGCCGATCACGACCAAGTGGTGGGCCGACCACGGGCCGGTGATGCGCTACTACCCGAAGCAGTACCAGATCCCGTTGACCACGATCACCGCCGGACTGGAGGACCTGAAGCGCAAGGGCTATCAGGCGATTGAGCTCGCCCCGGTGCACGAGGGTCCGCGGACGCCGTTCGCCGGACTCGGCGCCACGAACAACTACGCGATCGACCCGTTGATCGGCACCATGGCCGACTTCGAGAACCTCATCGCGACCGCGCACGCCAAGGGCATGAAGGTGCTCATCTTCGGCAATGCGGGCTACTCCCATCCCGACGCGCCGTTCTTCCGCAAGGCCGAGCGCGAGCAGGGCAGCGTCGAACGGAGGTGGTTCGACTGGAAGGCCGCGCCGAACGGCGCCGCGAGCTGTGACAACAACGGCGGCACGGGCTGGTTCCTCAGCGCCACCGCGGGTCAGTGCTACTGGGTGCAGTGGACCAGCGAGGGCGTCAACCTGCCGGCGTACAACTTCGGCACGCAGGAGTGGCGCGAGGAGAACGCGCGCATCCTCGAGTTCTGGCTGGACAAGGGCATCGACGGCTACGGCGCCGACGCGCCGCGGGTGTACCGCAACATCACCGACGCGATCAGCGACCGCTACATCACCGACGTGCTGAACGCTTACGACATCTGGGCGCTGCCCGAGGGCCTGCAGCCGCACGAGCTGCTGGTCGGCATTCCGCAAATGCACTACAACGTGATCCACGACCTGTCGATCACGCACTGGGGCGGCTCCATCCCGGGCTTCGGCCACAGCCGGATCATCCCGGCCATCGACAGCGGGAACCCGAGCGCGTTGGAGACCGCGTTCAAGCAGAGCAGGGACGAGGTCAACCAGCAGGGTGGCAGCACGTTGACCGCGCCGAGCTGGGAGCTGGACGGCCACCTCGGCACGAAGGTGCCGGCCGACAAGCGACTGCTCGAGATCGCCACGCTGACGACGATGGGCACGCAGTTCTTCCTGCACTACGGCTACCACCTCTACCTGCCGCAGGTGGAGACGATCCCGACCTGGACCGCGCAGCAGCAAGCCGACCTCGACACGATCACCCGGGCGCCGAACGCCACGGCCGCGCTGCAGGCACGCGGTCTGCGGGCTCGCGCGCACACCAACGACGACAGCAAGTTCTACGCGTACAAGCGCACCAGCAAGAACGGCGGAGTCACCTCGCTCGTCGTGATGAACTACCAGAACACCAGGCAGGAGATCACGGTCAACCTGACCGGCCTGGACATCGCGATGGACCAGACGCCGCTCGACCTGGTGACAGGACAACCGGCGCCGGCGATCACCGACCCGTCGTACAAGCTCACGCTCGGGCCGCGCAGGTACGCGATCCTCGACGTCGCGCAGGCGCCGGCTCCGTCCGCTTTGCCCAACGGGGTCTACCGAGTCCGGCCCGAGGTGAGCGCGCCGACGTTCGCGCTGGACGTCCGCGACTGTCAGACCCAGAACGGCGCGGACGTCCGGATCTGGGACTGGATCTCGAGCAGTCCTTGCCAGGACTGGCAGGTGATGAAGGTCGCCGAGCCCGACGTGTACACGATCGCCGACCGCAACACCGGGCAGGTGCTCGACGTCGCCGGCTGCTCCACCGCGGACGGGACGCCGGTCAACCTGTGGCCGTACGAGGGGCGGAACTGTCAACAGTGGCGGATCATCCCGCTCGGCGACAAGGCGTGGCAGGTCGTCGGCGTCGGCAGCGGGAAGGCGCTCGACGTCGCCGGCTGCAACCCCAACCGGGACGCCGAGCTGGTCATCTACCCGTACCACGGTGCCCAGTGCCAGCGCTGGCGCTTCGAGCTCCAGTAGCGCGGAAACTCGGTTGAGCCGGGGAGCCTGGTGCGGCAGCGTTCCCCGGCGTGAGCCCTGGCCGTGACCTCGTCGCCGTGTACCTGCGGTGGATCTTCGCGCGCGCCGTGCTGCATCGCGGCTGGTGGCTGGTCACGTCGGTCTACCTGGTCGTGGAATCGGGGCTGTCGCCGGCCGAGCTGGTGTTCATCGGCGTAGCGCAGGGCGTCATCTCGTTGCTGTTCGAGGTGCCGGCCGGGGTCATCGCCGACACGGTCAGCCGCCGTACGTCGTTGATCGTCTCGCACGTGCTCATGGGCACGGCCATGCTCGCGACCGGGCTCGTCACGGACTTCTGGTTGATCGTCGCGACGCAGATGCTGTGGGGCCTGTCCTGGACCTTCGCCAGCGGCGCCGACGTGGCGTGGCTCACCGACGAGCTGGACGGTGCTTATGGCGACCACTCGCACCGCTCGGCCGCGGGCGGCCTCACGGGCATC is part of the Tenggerimyces flavus genome and encodes:
- a CDS encoding 3-hydroxyacyl-CoA dehydrogenase NAD-binding domain-containing protein; this encodes MTATLDPDQVFPDEVVTHAHSRDVALPYGAGRMALITLDNGLDHTRPNSFGPRGLAELEQAIDTALARDEVKAIGITGKPFILAAGADITGMPRVTRREQAFEIARYGHEVFGKLGDGTKPTFGFINGLAIGGGLEIVLNCTYRTVITTAPAVAFSECFLGILPGWGGSWLLPNLIGADKAVKVIVENALNTNRMLRGPEVFALGIADAMFDGADYLEQSLSWAAQVLTGKIEVKRPEIDRGDAWDAAVARGKFFADNKVRGAAPAAYRALDVIAAAKTSTREEGFAAEDNALADLVMTEEFRSGLYAFDLVQRRAKKPVGAPDRSLARKVTKVGVVGAGLMASQLALLFARRLLVPVVLTDLDDERVAKGVGYVHAEVDKLLAKGRVNPDLANRLKALVTGSTDKNVYADCDFVIEAVFEEMSVKQQVFGELEKIISPECILATNTSSLSVAEMASVLEHPERVVGFHFFNPVAILPLLEIVRGPSTSDETLATAFAVARELKKSAVLVEDAPAFIVNRVLTRFMGEVTQCMDEGTPPEVADQALLPLGLPMSPFVLLQLVGPAVAQHVAETLHAAFPERYYVSENLQRLVDAKKPGVWSWNEKGEPYLDDETRALLVQGDKASTAEEVRERALAAIADEVRRILDDGVVAEAQDVDTALILGAGWPFHLGGVTPYLDRSGISEKVTGKRFLPVGMASLPA
- the map gene encoding type I methionyl aminopeptidase, with translation MIELKTPAEIGRMHVTGQFVGQILAELRGLAGVGVDLMDLEHHVRRRIEERGAVSCYWDYAPSFGKGPFRNVICLSVNDAVLHGLPHRYKLRDGDVLSMDLAVSIDGWVADSAVTTIVGTPADEDRRLVTASEEALEAAIQQAQPGNRLGDISASIAKVADGYGYPVNTEFGGHGLGRTMHEDPHVSNRGRPGRGLVLKPGLTIALEPWFARTTDKIVYDQDGWTIRSADGSRTTHSEHTVAITENGPLVLTRVL
- a CDS encoding GNAT family N-acetyltransferase, which encodes MNASLVGKVTMQDDPSGINWLRQEHRPEHRFDEGAVGGPRLRYVVGLGHIQLRSAVQSDAGEILTLQRAAFVDEARRDNDFHLPALTQTLRDLEQELQSSTAHVAILGARIVGAVRTRQVEDTLYINRLTVAPDWQGRGVGTALMGAAEREATAKRASLFVRNYGEHSVSDFYSRLGYVPADPGGSAQHAELVRLVKDLTR
- a CDS encoding LacI family DNA-binding transcriptional regulator, with translation MVTVHDVARHAGVSIATVSRALNDRERISSATRDRVLEIARSLGYQPNDLARSLAGMATQTIALLLPDITNPFFPELVKGVQTIADERGHLLLLCHNADDGAKARADIAMLRRKKVDGILLVAGTLKGRGIAGATSDLPTVVLDRRVPGLRSDVVTVDHRAGARKAVEHLLELGHRRIAHITGPPGISSSKERQAGWEEALRATGIEPDKELVVQGDFLEDGGYAGGRALIQRKVDFTAAFAANDMSAIGLLKALTEEGRQVPNDVSVVGFDGIHLAAYTAPALTTVAQPIFDLGRRAAELLLDRLAAAEPDKEPHTVVLETKLVVRGSTSQRR
- a CDS encoding thiolase family protein; translation: MPRELRDVVFVDGVRTPFGKAGGMYAETRADDLVIKCIRELLRRNPGLPPERVDDVAIAATTQTGDQGLTIGRTAALLAGLPKSVPGFAIDRMCAGAMTAVTTISSGIAFGAYDVAIAGGVEHMGHHPMGEGVDPNPRIIAEKLVDPSALVMGSTAENIHDRYPELTKDRADTYAVGSQDKLAKAYANGKIQPDLVNVATRSVEQGWGLATADEPPRPGTTKEALAGLKTPFRPHGRVTAGNSAGLNDGATACLLAAEDVALELGLTPKMRLVSYAFVGVEPEVMGVGPVPATEKALSKAGLTIDDIGLFEINEAFAVQVLAFCEHFGLADDDPRINAYGGAIAVGHPLASSGVRLMLQLARQFEDRPDVRYGITTMCIGIGMGGTVIWENPAWEGTK